The DNA sequence ATGAGCAGCAGAGCATTTGCCGGGGCGATCGCGTGACCGCGACCATCGACACCAACAGTGACAACAAGGGCGGCGACAACACGGGCGGCGACGAGTCCGGGGCGCTCCTCGGGGACCTCGGTGCCGCACAGATCTGTGCGGCCTGGGCGCAGGCGGACGTCGCCGACGACTACGTCGTGTACGAACGCGAGAATCGCTGGGTCTTTGCCGGGGGACGGCGGGCCAGCGTGGTGCTCACCACCGACGAGGTGGTCACGACGATCGGGACCGAGTCGACGTCACGAGCCTGGTCGGGCCTACCTGCCGGCGCGATCTCCGCAGCGCTCGCCGGGCTGCCCTTCCCGCACTGGCGTGTCTACGGATGGATCGCGTTCGACTTCTGCGCGCCGGGTCTCGGTGCCGGCGATCACCTCACCGCAGGCACCGTGCTCGCCCACCTCGTCGTGCCCGAGTTCGAGGCATGGGTGGAACCCGACGGCATTCGGGTGGAGGGTGGTGGCGACGAACTGGCCGAGAGACTGCGCGATATGGCGGCCCGTGCGCCGCATTCTCACCCGGTCTCACCCAGTCCCTTGCCGGTCGATGACGACCCGTCAGACTACCGGGGTCGCGTGGCGGAGGCGGTCGCGGAGATCCATCGCGGTGACTACGAGAAGGTGATCATCTCGCGAGGGGTCGATGTCCCCTTCGACGTCGACATCGCCGCCACCTACAGCGAAGGCCGGAAGAAGAACAACCCCGCTCGTTCGTTCCTGCTTCGGCTCGGTGGTCTCGAAGCTGCGGGTTTCAGTCCGGAGCTCGTCGGATCGGTTGATGCCAACCGCCGGATCGTCACCGAACCACTGGCGGGCACACGCGCATTCGGCCGGTCGCCCGAACTCGACGCAGCCGCTCGTGCCGAGCTGGAGTCGGATTCGAAAGAGATTGTGGAACACGCGGTTTCGGTCCGTACCTCGTTCACCGAGGTGCAGTCGGTGGCGCTGCCCGGCACCACCGCGGTGACCGAGTTCATGGTGGTCCGCGAACGGGGCAGTGTTCAGCACCTCGCTTCGACCGTGCAGGGAACGCTGGCGCCGGAGTTCGGACCCTGGGACGCGCTCGAGGTGCTCTTTCCGTCCGTCACCGCCTCTGGTATCCCGAAACCTGCTGCGGTGGATGCGATCTACCGCCTGGAGGACACCAGGCGCGGACTGTACTCGGGAGCGGTTCTGACCGCCTCGTCCGAAGGCGAGCTCGAGGCCGCACTGGCGTTGCGCACCGTCTTCCGGGAAGGTGGCCGGTCCTGGGTGCGCGCCGGCGCCGGCATCGTCGGTCAGTCGTCTCCCGAGCGGGAATTCATCGAGACGTGTGAGAAGTTGGGGAGTATCGCGCCCTATCTCGTCGAACGCACATCCGACGACCGCTGAGCCGTGTGATGAACGACGGTACCGAGACCGCGGACAAGGTCGGCCTCGATGAGATCCGCCGGCAGATCGCCGAGCAACTCGGGTGCTCTCCGGACACCATCGACGACGACGCCGACCTGATCGGACTGGGTCTCGACTCGATCCGGATGATGAAGATCGCGGGTGGCTGGCGCAAACGGGGCCACAACGTGAACTTCGCGCAGCTGGCCGAGGCCCCATCGGTGGCCGCCTGGGCGAACCTCATCGGGGGGCACCCGGAATCGGCGCGGTCACAGGCAGGCGGGGTGCCGATTCCTCAGTCGACGCAAGAACATTCGGCATCGCCGGACGCCCCGCACGAGGCGCTCGCCGAGTCGGGGCCCTTCCCGCTGGCGCCGATGCAGCATGCCTACTGGATCGGCCGCTCCGAAGGTCAGGACCTGGGCGGGGTCGCTGCCCATCTCTACGTCGAGTTCGACGGAACCGATGTGGACCCGTCACGGCTCCGAGATGCCGTT is a window from the Williamsia sp. DF01-3 genome containing:
- a CDS encoding salicylate synthase — protein: MTATIDTNSDNKGGDNTGGDESGALLGDLGAAQICAAWAQADVADDYVVYERENRWVFAGGRRASVVLTTDEVVTTIGTESTSRAWSGLPAGAISAALAGLPFPHWRVYGWIAFDFCAPGLGAGDHLTAGTVLAHLVVPEFEAWVEPDGIRVEGGGDELAERLRDMAARAPHSHPVSPSPLPVDDDPSDYRGRVAEAVAEIHRGDYEKVIISRGVDVPFDVDIAATYSEGRKKNNPARSFLLRLGGLEAAGFSPELVGSVDANRRIVTEPLAGTRAFGRSPELDAAARAELESDSKEIVEHAVSVRTSFTEVQSVALPGTTAVTEFMVVRERGSVQHLASTVQGTLAPEFGPWDALEVLFPSVTASGIPKPAAVDAIYRLEDTRRGLYSGAVLTASSEGELEAALALRTVFREGGRSWVRAGAGIVGQSSPEREFIETCEKLGSIAPYLVERTSDDR